In one Culex quinquefasciatus strain JHB chromosome 2, VPISU_Cqui_1.0_pri_paternal, whole genome shotgun sequence genomic region, the following are encoded:
- the LOC6031765 gene encoding myosin heavy chain, muscle isoform X19 — protein MPKPVVQVGDDPDPSEWLFISLEQKRIDQSKPYDAKKACWVPDEKEGFVLGEIKATKGELVTVGIPGGETKDFKKDLVGQVNPPKYEKCEDMSNLTYLNDASVLHNLRERYRAKLIYTYSGLFCVVINPYKRWPLYTMRVAKMYRGKRRNEVPPHLFAVSDGAYVNMLTNHENQSMLITGESGAGKTENTKKVIAYFATIGASSKKSAEEEKKISLEDQVVQTNPVLEAYGNAKTVRNDNSSRFGKFIRIHFTGSGKLGGADIETYLLEKARVISQQTLERSYHIFYQMMSGSVKGLKEMCFLSNDIYDYYNVSQGKVTIPNVDDGEECQLTDEAFNILGFTQEEKDNIYRITAAVMHMGGMKFKQKGREEQAEADGTEEGDRVAKLLGCVTEDLYKNLLKPRIKVGTEFVTKGQNKDQVTNAVGALCKGIFDRLFKWLVKKCNETLDTKQKRAQFIGVLDIAGFEIFDYNGFEQLCINFTNEKLQQFFNHHMFVLEQEEYKKEGINWAFIDFGMDLLACIELIEKPMGILSILEEESMFPKATDQTFAEKLMNNHLGKSAPFQKPRPPKPGCQAGHFAIGHYAGCVSYNITGWLEKNKDPLNDTVVDQFKKGKNALIVEIFADHPGQSGGGDAGGKGGRGKKGAGFATVSSSYKEQLNNLMTTLKSTQPHFVRCIIPNELKQTGLIDAHLVMHQLTCNGVLEGIRICRKGFPNRMMYPDFKLRYKILNPKAAEAEKDPMKVAQVILEASGLDTESYRLGNTKVFFRAGVLGQMEEFRDDRLSKIMTWMQSWIRGYLSRRSFKKMQEQRVSLEIVQRNLRKYMKLRTWAWWKLWQKVKPLLNVSRVEDQIAKLEETAKKAQDDLEKETKLRQELEALNSKLLAEKTALLDSLSGEKGALQDFQEKTAKLQAQKADVENQLRDTQERLTQEEDARNQLFQQKKKLEQEISGQKKDAEDLELQIQKIEQDKASKDHQIRNLNDEIAHQDELINKLNKEKKMSGEVNQKTAEELQAAEDKVNHLNKVKAKLEQTLDELEDSLEREKKLRGDVEKAKRKVEGDLKLTQEAVADLERNKKELEQTIMRKDKEISALSAKLEDEQSLVGKLQKQIKELQGRIEELEEEVEAERQARAKAEKQRADLARELEELGERLEEAGGATSAQIELNKKREAELAKLRRDLEESNIQHEGTLANLRKKHNDAVAEMAEQVDQLNKLKTKAEKERGQYFAELNDSRLSLDHLANEKASQEKIAKQLQHTLNEVQGKLDETNRTLNDFDTSKKKLSIENSDLLRQLEDAESQVSQLSKIKISLTQQLEDTKRLADEESRERATLLGKFRNLEHDLDSLREQVEEEAEGKGDIQRQLSKANAEAQLWRTKYESEGVARAEELEEAKRKLQARLAEAEETIESLNQKCIALEKTKQRLSTEVEDLQLEVDRATSIANSAEKKQKAFDKIIGEWKLKVDDLAAELDASQKECRNYSTELFRLKGAYEEGQEQLEAVRRENKNLADEVKDLLDQIGEGGRNIHEIEKSRKRLEAEKDELQAALEEAEAALEQEENKVLRAQLELSQVRQEIDRRIQEKEEEFENTRKNHQRALDSMQASLEAEAKGKAEALRMKKKLEADINELEIALDHANKANAEAQKNIKRYQQQMKDVQSALEEEQRARDDAREQLGISERRANALQNELEESRTLLEQADRGRRQAEQELGDAHEQLNDVSAQNASIAAAKRKLESELQTLHSDLDELLNEAKNSEEKAKKAMVDAARLADELRAEQDHAQSQEKMRKALEQQIKELQVRLDDAETNALKGGKKAIQKLEQRVRELEAELDSEQRRHTDAQKNLRKSERRIKELTFQSEEDRKNHERMQDLVDKLQQKIKTYKRQIEEAEEIAALNLAKFRKAQQELEEAEERADIAEQTATKFRTKGGRAGSVQRGASPAPQRQSAMPSLAALGLPTFDDHAF, from the exons ATGCCGAAGCCAGTTGTCCAAGTCGGTGACGACCCCGACCCAAGCGAGTGGCTGTTCATTTCGCTGGAGCAGAAGCGTATCGATCAGAGCAAGCCGTACGATGCCAAGAAGGCGTGCTGGGTGCCCGACGAGAAGGAGGGCTTTGTCCTCGGTGAAATCAAGGCCACCAAGGGTGAGCTGGTCACCGTTGGCATTCCCGGAGGCGAG ACCAAGGATTTCAAGAAGGATCTGGTCGGCCAGGTCAACCCGCCCAAATACGAGAAATGCGAGGATATGTCTAACTTGACCTATCTTAACGATGCCTCTGTCTTGCATAACCTGCGCGAGCGTTATCGTGCCAAGCTGATCTAC ACCTACTCTGGCTTGTTCTGCGTTGTCATCAATCCTTACAAGCGTTGGCCGCTGTACACCATGCGTGTCGCCAAGATGTACCGTGGCAAGCGTCGTAATGAGGTCCCGCCCCATCTGTTCGCCGTTTCTGACGGTGCCTACGTCAACATGTTGACCAACCACGAGAACCAGTCTATGTTGATTACCGGTGAGTCTGGTGCCGGAAAGACTGAGAACACCAAGAAGGTCATTGCGTACTTCGCCACCATTGGTGCCTCGAGCAAGAAGAGCGCTGAAGAGGAGAAGAAGATCTCCCTGGAAGATCAGGTCGTCCAGACCAATCCCGTCCTGGAAGCCTACGGTAACGCCAAGACCGTCCGTAACGATAACTCGTCTCGTTTC GGTAAATTCATCCGTATCCACTTTACTGGCTCTGGTAAGCTGGGTGGTGCTGATATTGAAACTTACCTGCTGGAGAAGGCCCGTGTCATCTCCCAGCAGACTCTGGAACGCTCCTACCACATCTTCTACCAGATGATGTCCGGCTCGGTCAAGGGACTGAAAG AAATGTGCTTCCTGTCCAACGATATCTACGATTACTACAACGTCTCTCAGGGTAAAGTTACTATCCCCAATGTCGATGATGGTGAAGAGTGCCAACTCACCGAT GAAGCCTTCAACATCCTGGGCTTCACTCAGGAGGAGAAGGACAACATCTACAGGATTACCGCCGCTGTCATGCACATGGGTGGCATGAAGTTCAAGCAAAAGGGTCGCGAAGAGCAGGCTGAAGCCGACGGCACTGAAGAGGGTGATCGCGTCGCTAAGCTGCTGGGTTGCGTCACTGAGGATCTGTACAAGAACCTGCTGAAGCCCCGCATCAAGGTCGGTACCGAGTTCGTCACCAAGGGTCAGAACAAGGACCAGGTCACCAACGCCGTCGGTGCTCTCTGCAAGGGTATCTTCGATCGTCTGTTCAAGTGGCTGGTCAAGAAGTGTAACGAGACTCTGGACACCAAGCAGAAGCGCGCTCAGTTCATTGGTGTGCTTGATATTGCTGGATTCGAGATCTTCGAC TACAACGGTTTCGAGCAGCTATGTATTAACTTTACCAATGAGAAGCTGCAACAGTTCTTCAACCACCACATGTTCGTTCTGGAACAAGAAGAATACAAGAAAGAGGGTATCAACTGGGCCTTCATCGATTTCGGTATGGACTTGCTGGCCTGTATTGAACTAATCGAAAAG CCCATGGGTATCCTGTCCATTCTTGAGGAAGAGTCTATGTTCCCCAAGGCTACCGATCAGACCTTTGCTGAGAAGCTGATGAACAACCACTTGGGCAAGTCTGCTCCGTTCCAGAAGCCCAGGCCACCAAAGCCAGGTTGCCAGGCCGGCCACTTCGCCATCGGTCACTACGCCGGTTGTGTGTCGTACAACATCACCGGATGGCTTGAGAAGAACAAGGATCCCCTGAACGACACTGTCGTCGACCAGTTCAAGAAGGGAAAGAACGCGTTGATCGTTGAGATCTTCGCTGATCACCCCGGACAGTCCGGTGGTGGCGACGCTGGCGGCAAGGGTGGACGTGGTAAGAAGGGTGCTGGTTTCGCCACTGTCTCCTCGTCCTACAAGGAGCAGCTGAACAACCTGATGACCACTCTGAAGTCTACTCAGCCTCACTTCGTCCGTTGTATCATTCCCAACGAGTTGAAGCAGACCGGCCTTATCGATGCTCACTTGGTTATGCACCAGCTGACCTGTAACGGTGTGCTTGAAGGTATCCGTATTTGCCGTAAGGGCTTCCCGAACAGGATGATGTACCCTGACTTCAAGCTGCG CTACAAAATCCTAAACCCCAAGGCTGCTGAAGCGGAGAAAGACCCCATGAAGGTCGCTCAAGTCATCCTGGAAGCTAGTGGTCTTGACACAGAATCATACCGGCTAGGAAACACCAAG GTCTTCTTCCGTGCCGGTGTCCTGGGTCAGATGGAGGAGTTCCGTGACGATCGTCTGTCCAAGATCATGACCTGGATGCAGTCCTGGATCCGTGGCTACCTGTCCCGCAGGTCTTTCAAGAAGATGCAGGAGCAGCGCGTCTCCCTGGAGATTGTCCAGCGTAACCTGCGCAAGTACATGAAGCTGCGTACCTGGGCCTGGTGGAAGCTGTGGCAGAAGGTTAAGCCTCTGCTTAACGTTTCCCGCGTTGAGGACCAGATCGCG AAACTGGAAGAGACCGCCAAGAAGGCTCAGGATGACTTGGAGAAGGAAACCAAGCTCCGTCAGGAACTGGAGGCTCTGAACAGCAAGCTGCTGGCTGAGAAGACCGCTCTGTTGGATTCTCTGTCCGGTGAGAAGGGTGCTCTCCAGGATTTCCAGGAGAAGACCGCCAAGCTCCAGGCCCAGAAGGCCGACGTTGAGAACCAGCTGCGCGACACCCAGGAGCGCCTGACTCAGGAGGAAGATGCCCGCAACCAGCTCTTCCAGCAGAAGAAGAAGTTGGAGCAGGAGATCTCTGGCCAGAAGAAGGATGCTGAGGATCTGGAACTGCAGATCCAGAAGATCGAGCAGGACAAGGCCTCCAAGGATCACCAGATCCGCAACTTGAACGATGAGATCGCCCACCAGGACGAGCTGATCAACAAGCTGAACAAGGAGAAGAAGATGTCTGGTGAGGTCAACCAGAAGACCGCTGAGGAGCTCCAGGCTGCCGAAGATAAGGTCAACCACCTGAACAAGGTTAAGGCCAAGCTGGAGCAGACTCTGGATGAGCTGGAGGACTCTCTGGAGCGCGAGAAGAAGCTGCGCGGTGATGTTGAGAAGGCTAAGCGCAAGGTTGAGGGTGACCTGAAGCTGACTCAGGAAGCCGTCGCTGATCTGGAGCGCAACAAGAAGGAGCTTGAGCAGACCATCATGCGCAAGGACAAGGAAATCTCTGCCTTGTCTGCTAAGCTGGAGGACGAACAGTCCCTGGTTGGCAAGCTGCAGAAGCAGATCAAGGAACTGCAGGGCCGCATTGAGGAGCTCGAGGAGGAAGTCGAGGCTGAGCGCCAGGCTCGTGCCAAGGCTGAGAAGCAGCGCGCCGATCTGGCCCGCGAACTCGAGGAACTGGGTGAGCGTCTGGAGGAAGCCGGTGGTGCCACCTCGGCCCAGATTGAGCTGAACAAGAAGCGTGAGGCTGAGCTCGCCAAGCTGCGTCGCGACTTGGAGGAGTCCAACATCCAGCATGAGGGAACTCTGGCTAACCTGCGCAAGAAGCACAACGATGCCGTCGCCGAGATGGCTGAGCAGGTCGACCAGCTGAACAAGCTGAAGACCAA AGCTGAAAAAGAGAGAGGCCAATACTTCGCTGAACTGAACGACTCCCGTCTCAGTTTAGATCATCTGGCTAATGAGAAG GCTTCCCAGGAGAAGATCGCCAAGCAGCTGCAGCACACTCTGAACGAAGTTCAGGGCAAGCTGGACGAAACCAACCGCACTCTGAACGACTTCGACACGTCCAAGAAGAAGCTGTCCATTGAGAACTCTGACCTGCTCCGCCAGTTGGAGGATGCCGAGTCTCAGGTTTCGCAGCTCAGCAAGATCAAGATCTCGCTCACTCAGCAGCTCGAGGATACCAAGCGTCTGGCCGATGAGGAGTCTCGCGAACGCGCTACTCTGCTCGGCAAGTTCCGCAACCTGGAGCACGACCTCGACAGCCTGCGTGAACAGGTTGAGGAGGAGGCTGAGGGCAAGGGAGACATCCAGCGCCAGCTCAGCAAGGCCAACGCCGAAGCCCAGCTGTGGCGTACCAAGTACGAGTCGGAGGGTGTTGCCCGCGCTGAGGAGCTTGAGGAAGCTAAGAGGAAGCTGCAGGCCCGCCTTGCCGAGGCTGAGGAGACCATTGAGTCGCTCAACCAGAAGTGCATTGCTCTGGAGAAGACCAAGCAGCGCCTGTCCACAGAAGTCGAGGATCTGCAGCTCGAGGTCGACCGTGCCACCTCGATCGCCAACTCTGCCGAGAAGAAGCAGAAGGCCTTCGACAAGATCATCGGAGAGTGGAAGCTCAAGGTCGACGATCTGGCTGCCGAGCTGGACGCTTCCCAGAAGGAATGCCGCAACTACTCGACCGAGCTGTTCCGTCTCAAGGGTGCCTACGAAGAGGGCCAGGAGCAGCTTGAGGCTGTCCGCCGTGAGAACAAGAACTTGGCTGATGAGGTCAAGGATCTGCTGGACCAGATCGGTGAGGGTGGCCGCAACATCCATGAGATTGAGAAGTCTCGCAAGCGCCTGGAGGCTGAGAAGGACGAGCTGCAGGCCGCCCTTGAGGAAGCCGAGGCTGCTCTGGAACAGGAGGAGAACAAGGTTCTGCGCGCTCAGCTTGAGCTGTCTCAGGTGCGCCAGGAAATTGACCGCCGCATCCAGGAGAAGGAAGAGGAATTCGAGAACACCCGCAAGAACCACCAGCGTGCCCTGGACTCCATGCAGGCCTCTCTCGAAGCCGAAGCCAAGGGTAAGGCTGAGGCCCTGCGCATGAAGAAGAAGCTGGAGGCTGACATCAACGAGCTTGAGATTGCTCTGGATCATGCCAACAAG GCTAACGCTGAGGCCCAGAAGAACATCAAGCGCTACCAGCAGCAGATGAAGGATGTCCAGAGCGCCCTGGAGGAAGAACAGCGTGCCCGTGACGATGCCCGCGAACAGCTGGGTATCTCTGAGCGTCGCGCCAACGCCCTGCAGAACGAACTGGAGGAGTCGCGTACTCTGCTGGAGCAGGCCGACCGTGGCCGTCGCCAGGCTGAACAGGAGCTGGGTGATGCTCACGAGCAGCTGAACGACGTTTCTGCCCAGAACGCTTCGATCGCCGCCGCCAAGAGGAAGCTGGAGTCTGAGCTGCAGACCCTGCACTCCGACCTGGATGAGCTGCTGAACGAAGCCAAGAACTCCGAGGAGAAGGCCAAGAAGGCTATGGTTGATGCCGCCCGCCTGGCCGATGAGCTCCGCGCTGAGCAGGACCACGCCCAGTCCCAGGAGAAGATGCGCAAGGCCCTTGAGCAGCAGATCAAGGAACTGCAGGTCCGTTTGGATGACGCCGAGACCAACGCTCTGAAGGGAGGCAAGAAGGCCATTCAGAAGCTGGAGCAGCGCGTCCGCGAGCTGGAAGCCGAGCTGGACAGCGAGCAGAGAAGACACACCGATGCCCAGAAGAACCTCCGCAAGTCCGAGCGTCGCATCAAGGAGTTGACCTTCCAGTCTGAGGAAGACCGCAAGAACCACGAACGCATGCAGGACCTCGTCGACAAGCTGCAGCAGAAGATCAAGACTTACAAGAGGCAGATTGAGGAAGCCGAGGAGATCGCCGCTCTGAATCTGGCCAAGTTCCGCAAGGCCCAGCAGGAGCTGGAGGAGGCTGAGGAGCGTGCCGACATTGCCGAGCAAACTGCCACCAAATTCCGCACCAAGGGAGGACGTGCCGGTTCCGTGCAGCGCGGTGCCAGCCCAGCA CCCCAGAGACAGTCGGCCATGCCATCTCTCGCCGCTCTTGGACTTCCCACATTCGACGACCATGCTTTCTAA